The following coding sequences are from one Shewanella violacea DSS12 window:
- a CDS encoding diguanylate cyclase — protein MAEQATILLVDDTRTNIQLLAGCLKHDYRLKIAMNGQRCLELAQHSPYPDLILLDVIMPEMDGYEVCRQLKENPNTKHIPIIFVTGRDSDEDEEFGLKLGAVDYIAKPIRPAIVTARVSTQIKLKHQSDQLRNMALHDQLTKLYNRHFLIESAASKLAYVDRHGNDLSVLMIDIDFFKHINDQFGHHVGDRVLKAIADILKTGNRREDVVARFGGEEFVVLLEHCSLKSAVEKAESLRAQIEALEPMGIAVTASFGVAQLMKHEQTFVELLSRADAAVYQAKDLGRNRVVAAEDEYNVLHLDKKTV, from the coding sequence ATGGCTGAGCAGGCAACGATTTTACTGGTGGATGATACACGGACGAATATTCAGCTGTTAGCTGGATGTTTAAAGCATGATTACCGATTAAAAATAGCCATGAATGGTCAACGTTGCTTAGAACTCGCGCAACATTCACCCTATCCGGATCTGATTTTACTGGATGTCATCATGCCTGAGATGGATGGCTATGAAGTCTGCCGTCAGCTTAAAGAAAACCCCAATACTAAACATATTCCGATTATTTTTGTCACAGGGCGAGACTCAGATGAAGATGAGGAGTTTGGCTTGAAACTTGGTGCGGTCGACTACATAGCTAAACCCATTCGTCCCGCGATAGTGACGGCTAGGGTCTCCACCCAGATAAAGCTTAAGCATCAAAGTGATCAGCTTCGCAATATGGCGCTCCATGACCAACTGACTAAACTATACAATCGTCACTTTTTAATCGAATCGGCGGCGAGTAAGTTGGCTTATGTCGATAGACATGGCAATGACCTCTCTGTGCTTATGATAGATATTGATTTTTTCAAGCATATCAATGATCAATTTGGCCATCATGTTGGCGATCGGGTCCTCAAGGCTATAGCCGACATACTCAAGACAGGTAATCGAAGGGAAGATGTTGTGGCCCGTTTCGGCGGTGAGGAGTTTGTGGTGTTGCTGGAACATTGCTCACTCAAGTCTGCTGTCGAGAAGGCCGAATCCTTAAGAGCACAAATTGAAGCGTTAGAGCCGATGGGGATAGCTGTGACAGCAAGTTTTGGTGTGGCTCAGTTAATGAAGCATGAGCAAACATTTGTCGAGTTACTCTCTCGTGCCGACGCCGCTGTCTATCAGGCTAAAGACTTGGGTCGTAACCGAGTTGTTGCCGCTGAAGATGAGTATAACGTGCTTCATTTAGATAAAAAAACAGTCTGA
- a CDS encoding LruC domain-containing protein — MKFLSPLFFVTILSIFAWDGITAEFESCPTQAFIIQTPSSVPIAYGVELATGSYVILSNDMKRLSSYNGVGFNYHDNYIYGWDYEASTLGKTGDDYVITPLSVTKDVDAAAAGNFFVGDVAINENVWYGYRKNKGLFKIPLDDPNNYTMTLVAGSTVNATYNITDFAFHPSDGYLYAVTNGYSASLLRIDPFDASATNLGVVVVSTGSKFTFGAQFFDPDGVLYLSNNSDGKIYRLNVNDSNPLADIFAYGPSSSSNDGARCALAEVPVGENVDFGDAPDSYGTYMASNGARHSIIDDFYLGSTVDGEASGYPAPLSDDYSDGMDDEDGISFPTGFEIGESAVILATATGSGGFLNAWFDWNRDGVFDSDEQAIIGQALSPGSNSVNLEVPTWGKTGQTWARFRFSSLADIGPTGGAGDGEVEDYQVTMTESGVTINYYPSSSTFTSIIYEDLYPTQEDYDMNDVIFHLRLIEYVKYGRVRRVEFLAKLAAAGAFYHNGFGIQLPGIAMSNIKENTIEWSIDGLGQSASPLESGQTYGVFILAQDLWDYITLATGCEFLRSEAGCGTSYQTTWNMVIPFVNAIPEAQMPDFPYDPFIFATPGTDHGQAAKMVLGEHPGRKLEIHLKNKAPTDKFATAYFGSREDTSDPSQGLYFLNKFGMSWALEVPTSWKHPLERQRLDACYPEFIDFAADNSGNTNPNWYLNPISTLIFQD; from the coding sequence ATGAAATTTCTCTCCCCTCTCTTTTTCGTCACCATTTTATCTATCTTTGCTTGGGATGGTATAACTGCTGAATTTGAGTCATGTCCGACTCAGGCTTTTATCATACAAACTCCCTCTTCTGTTCCCATTGCATACGGCGTCGAATTAGCAACAGGCAGCTATGTGATACTTTCAAACGACATGAAGCGACTCTCATCCTATAACGGTGTTGGCTTTAACTATCACGATAACTATATCTATGGCTGGGACTATGAAGCCAGCACCTTAGGTAAAACTGGTGATGATTATGTGATTACGCCTCTGAGCGTGACTAAAGATGTCGATGCGGCGGCGGCAGGCAACTTCTTTGTCGGCGATGTCGCCATCAATGAGAATGTCTGGTACGGATATAGAAAAAATAAGGGCCTGTTTAAAATCCCCTTAGATGACCCCAATAACTACACTATGACGCTCGTTGCCGGGAGTACGGTTAACGCAACCTATAACATTACCGACTTCGCCTTTCATCCCAGTGATGGTTACCTCTACGCCGTCACTAATGGATATAGTGCCAGCCTACTTCGCATCGACCCATTTGACGCCTCCGCCACCAATCTCGGTGTAGTCGTCGTCTCAACGGGCTCAAAATTTACCTTTGGTGCACAGTTCTTCGATCCCGACGGCGTGCTTTACCTGAGCAACAATAGCGACGGTAAGATCTATCGCCTCAATGTTAATGATTCAAACCCCTTAGCCGATATTTTTGCTTACGGCCCTTCCTCATCGAGTAATGATGGTGCCCGCTGCGCCTTGGCAGAAGTGCCAGTGGGAGAAAATGTAGATTTTGGTGATGCTCCTGATAGCTATGGCACTTATATGGCATCTAATGGCGCCAGACACTCCATCATAGATGACTTCTATCTAGGCTCCACTGTCGACGGGGAAGCGAGTGGTTACCCAGCCCCATTGTCAGACGATTACAGTGACGGCATGGATGATGAAGATGGCATCAGTTTCCCTACTGGTTTTGAAATAGGTGAATCCGCCGTCATTCTCGCCACCGCAACAGGCAGTGGCGGCTTTCTCAACGCTTGGTTTGACTGGAATAGAGATGGAGTTTTTGACAGTGACGAGCAGGCTATCATAGGCCAGGCCCTTTCACCCGGCAGTAACAGTGTCAATTTAGAGGTGCCTACATGGGGAAAAACTGGTCAAACATGGGCTAGATTTCGCTTCAGTAGTCTGGCCGATATTGGCCCAACAGGTGGAGCCGGAGATGGAGAGGTCGAAGACTATCAAGTCACCATGACTGAAAGCGGCGTCACCATTAACTACTACCCGTCATCTTCAACTTTTACCTCTATCATTTATGAAGATCTCTATCCAACTCAAGAAGATTACGACATGAATGATGTTATTTTCCACTTAAGACTCATTGAATACGTCAAATATGGTCGAGTCAGACGAGTTGAGTTTTTAGCAAAACTTGCCGCGGCGGGCGCCTTTTATCACAACGGTTTTGGTATCCAACTGCCAGGAATAGCCATGAGTAACATCAAGGAAAATACTATCGAATGGAGTATCGATGGTCTTGGACAGAGTGCTTCTCCCCTGGAAAGCGGTCAAACTTACGGGGTATTTATTCTTGCTCAGGACCTATGGGATTATATTACTCTGGCTACAGGCTGTGAGTTTCTTCGATCGGAAGCGGGCTGCGGAACTAGCTACCAAACCACTTGGAATATGGTTATTCCCTTCGTAAATGCGATACCTGAAGCACAAATGCCAGACTTTCCCTATGACCCTTTTATCTTTGCCACCCCAGGAACCGATCATGGCCAAGCGGCAAAAATGGTCCTTGGCGAGCATCCTGGACGTAAACTCGAGATCCACCTTAAAAATAAAGCGCCTACAGATAAATTTGCTACCGCCTATTTTGGTTCCAGAGAAGATACCTCAGATCCCAGTCAAGGTCTTTATTTCCTTAACAAATTTGGTATGAGTTGGGCACTAGAAGTACCTACCAGCTGGAAGCATCCACTAGAAAGGCAACGTTTAGACGCTTGCTATCCTGAGTTTATCGACTTCGCGGCGGATAATAGCGGTAACACTAACCCTAATTGGTATCTCAACCCTATTTCGACACTCATATTCCAAGATTAG
- a CDS encoding response regulator — protein MEHEFTQAPINTVNKLSSLSFNLTMWFLILSLLPLTIVAWFSYQQAKQSLVDAAEEELTQSSLLSVQSIESWFNYRMVDLNVEAESINAGLILSSLSEGKESSGKSASEYVTSYDWTKRVDGQQNDLIVLSRQYDYISDIFLIDLDGDILYSVVSNDAKGKNVFSANLIDSQFTQSLKVTMDSGLANFSGLERSPLSQGQITGFISAPILDEFGGPIGAYVIELKFDNIFNMLHSTISDASSLTHYIIGQDGILRTPIKDNWEQVLQRQINTRPFIAWQGRGANDGTDGTDGKKSIAYEYIGPSGKEVIGLYHTVNLANIEWLLISEIDSEETLQASNWLGKVTLLLVLLTAMGVLLASVFIARKITRPVFKLAQASRKVAAGEKLTRVDVKGKNEISQLARAFNHMLDAKARHEEALLEANSQVMEALDSLEEHKFALDQHAIVAVTDLKGTITYANDKFSEISGYKVDDLIGQNHRILNSGFHPSEFFSEMYRTVSKGKVWHGEICNRNKRGEIYWVDTTIMALKDTRNLPKSYIAIRADITERKRTEIAVKEALSLMNATLESTDNGILVTSIDGEILRTNCQFSHLWGVAKELLDKGVNDRVILKQIKVLLKKPETFLKRVEEIYEDRELEAFDTIALIDGRVFERASSPMEVDGEYFGRVWSFRDITERTENQNALLQAKEEAELATKAKSEFLASMSHEIRTPMNGVIGMLGLLSNSKLTEYQNRRVSIAQSSAQSLLSLINDILDYSKIDAGKLELEQIDFNLRGMLGDFAEGIAHQAQNKKLELILDLKGVEQSMVTGDPGRLRQAITNLTGNAIKFTKQGEVVVRAELKPAHEGKWWLICSVSDTGIGIPADKIDGLFKSFSQVDASTTRKYGGTGLGLAIVKKISRLMGGDVSVSSVYGIGSCFEIKVLLGKSERSTLVIPKVDINQLTLLVVDDNATNREVIREQLELWGATVVEACSGQEALDICARRESEPGSPKFDVAFLDMQMAEMDGAELGQKLKADARFSPIKLVMMTSMSQMGDASFFAKLGFSGYFPKPTTTSDLFDALNVVAEGGEALQKARPLVTHHYLQALHHQEDEPKKPSWSHDARVLLVEDNYVNQLVAVGILEDFDLDVVVAENGLQALNKLKNIVGDPFDLVLMDCLMPEMDGYQATREIRAGNAGEVNKDIIIVAMTANAMMGDREKCIDSGMNDYLPKPIDPDKLFSSLMHWLPQAGSDDLEPKHLDPEGSGEASDPVPSIKSNLNTDPVSDISAKDHKQAEESIKVDKSIWDKGALLKRSMGKESLFNAIADLFLEDMPKRIESLLQANEAGDMDQLRHVSHTIKGVSANLGGSKLQACAATIEQAAKEGELDKIRAEIPELQLRYEDLISLVKQHDESLGEDVPPERASDLLISESLADISEKLSEGSYIDVDDFGHLKRASERPELQYKFDHLLQLLADFDHEQASACLSELSIYLVDIGASPSKGIVNG, from the coding sequence ATGGAACATGAATTCACACAGGCGCCGATAAATACGGTAAACAAGTTAAGTTCATTGAGCTTTAACCTGACTATGTGGTTTTTGATATTATCCTTGCTGCCATTAACCATAGTCGCCTGGTTCAGTTATCAGCAAGCCAAGCAGAGTCTGGTCGATGCCGCAGAAGAGGAGTTAACTCAGTCTTCACTGCTGAGTGTGCAGTCTATCGAGAGCTGGTTTAATTATCGTATGGTCGATCTTAACGTCGAAGCTGAGTCAATCAATGCGGGATTAATTCTGAGTTCGCTCTCTGAGGGCAAGGAGTCCAGTGGTAAATCTGCTAGTGAATATGTGACGAGTTACGATTGGACTAAACGAGTCGATGGCCAGCAAAATGACCTAATTGTATTAAGCCGCCAATATGATTATATCAGCGATATATTCTTGATTGATCTCGACGGCGACATTCTTTACTCAGTGGTTAGTAATGATGCTAAAGGTAAAAATGTCTTCTCGGCTAATTTAATCGACTCGCAGTTTACTCAAAGTTTAAAAGTGACCATGGACTCAGGTTTGGCAAACTTTTCTGGTTTAGAGAGGAGCCCATTGAGTCAAGGTCAAATCACAGGTTTCATCTCTGCCCCTATTCTCGATGAATTTGGCGGTCCTATCGGGGCCTATGTCATCGAATTAAAGTTCGATAATATTTTTAATATGCTGCACTCGACAATATCAGACGCCAGTTCATTAACCCATTACATCATAGGTCAAGATGGCATTCTGAGAACGCCAATAAAGGATAATTGGGAGCAGGTATTACAGAGACAAATTAATACTCGCCCCTTTATTGCCTGGCAGGGGAGAGGGGCTAATGATGGCACCGATGGCACCGATGGAAAAAAGAGCATAGCCTATGAATATATTGGTCCTTCCGGTAAAGAGGTGATAGGGCTATACCATACGGTTAACCTGGCCAACATAGAATGGTTATTGATCAGCGAGATAGACAGTGAGGAGACGTTACAAGCCAGTAATTGGCTGGGAAAAGTCACCCTGTTATTAGTACTTTTGACCGCGATGGGTGTGTTACTCGCCTCGGTCTTTATTGCACGTAAGATCACCCGGCCAGTGTTTAAACTTGCCCAGGCCAGCCGTAAAGTTGCCGCAGGAGAAAAACTAACTCGGGTTGATGTTAAAGGAAAAAATGAGATTAGCCAGTTAGCCAGAGCCTTCAATCACATGCTAGACGCTAAAGCACGCCACGAGGAGGCACTGTTAGAGGCTAATAGCCAGGTCATGGAGGCGCTGGATTCTCTGGAGGAGCACAAGTTTGCCTTAGATCAGCATGCGATTGTTGCAGTGACTGACTTGAAGGGAACCATCACTTACGCTAATGATAAATTTTCTGAGATCAGCGGTTATAAAGTCGATGACTTGATTGGCCAGAATCACCGTATCCTTAATTCAGGCTTTCATCCTAGTGAATTTTTTTCTGAGATGTATCGGACAGTATCTAAAGGCAAGGTATGGCATGGCGAGATCTGTAATCGCAATAAACGTGGTGAGATCTACTGGGTCGATACAACCATTATGGCCCTAAAAGATACTCGGAATTTACCTAAAAGTTATATCGCCATTCGAGCCGATATTACCGAGAGGAAACGAACCGAAATAGCGGTTAAAGAGGCATTGTCTCTGATGAATGCCACCCTGGAATCCACCGATAATGGCATCTTGGTGACCAGTATTGACGGAGAGATATTAAGGACTAACTGCCAGTTTTCACATCTTTGGGGAGTCGCTAAAGAGTTACTGGATAAAGGGGTTAACGATAGAGTCATATTAAAACAGATTAAGGTTCTGCTGAAAAAGCCTGAGACCTTCCTCAAACGTGTGGAAGAGATCTATGAGGATCGGGAGTTAGAGGCATTTGATACCATAGCTTTGATAGATGGACGAGTCTTCGAGCGCGCATCATCCCCTATGGAAGTCGATGGTGAGTACTTTGGCCGAGTCTGGAGTTTTAGAGACATTACCGAACGCACCGAAAATCAAAATGCTTTGCTGCAGGCGAAAGAGGAAGCCGAGTTAGCCACTAAGGCAAAGAGTGAGTTTTTAGCCAGCATGAGCCATGAGATCCGCACCCCAATGAATGGTGTCATAGGTATGTTGGGTCTCTTGTCTAACTCTAAGTTGACCGAGTATCAAAACCGTCGGGTCAGTATCGCTCAGTCTAGTGCCCAGTCTTTACTTTCGCTTATTAACGATATCTTAGATTATTCGAAAATAGATGCCGGTAAATTAGAGCTGGAACAGATAGATTTCAACTTGAGAGGAATGCTAGGCGACTTTGCCGAAGGCATAGCTCATCAGGCTCAAAATAAAAAACTAGAACTGATTTTAGACCTTAAAGGGGTCGAACAATCTATGGTTACCGGAGACCCAGGTAGGCTGCGACAAGCGATCACTAACTTAACTGGTAATGCTATCAAGTTTACTAAGCAAGGTGAGGTGGTTGTTAGAGCCGAGCTTAAGCCAGCTCATGAGGGTAAATGGTGGCTAATCTGTTCTGTATCAGATACGGGCATAGGTATACCTGCAGATAAAATTGATGGTTTATTCAAATCATTTAGCCAGGTGGACGCATCGACTACCAGAAAATATGGTGGTACTGGGCTGGGGCTTGCCATAGTAAAGAAAATATCGCGCTTGATGGGTGGTGATGTTTCAGTGAGCAGTGTTTATGGGATAGGCAGTTGTTTCGAAATTAAGGTCTTACTGGGAAAAAGTGAGAGGTCGACCTTAGTGATCCCTAAGGTCGATATTAACCAGTTAACCTTGCTGGTGGTCGATGACAATGCCACTAATCGAGAAGTGATCCGCGAGCAACTAGAGCTATGGGGAGCGACTGTGGTTGAGGCTTGCAGCGGCCAGGAAGCCCTGGATATATGCGCGAGAAGAGAGAGTGAGCCTGGCAGTCCTAAATTTGATGTCGCCTTCTTAGACATGCAGATGGCAGAGATGGACGGCGCCGAGCTAGGGCAGAAACTAAAAGCCGATGCCAGATTCTCGCCAATCAAGCTAGTAATGATGACTTCTATGTCTCAGATGGGGGATGCTAGCTTCTTCGCTAAACTCGGATTCAGTGGCTATTTCCCTAAACCAACCACAACTTCAGATCTATTCGATGCGCTCAATGTCGTCGCCGAAGGCGGAGAGGCACTGCAAAAGGCCCGCCCTCTGGTGACCCACCATTATCTACAGGCGTTACATCATCAAGAAGACGAACCCAAGAAGCCGAGCTGGTCTCATGATGCCCGTGTTCTTTTAGTCGAGGATAACTACGTTAATCAATTAGTGGCGGTGGGGATTTTAGAAGATTTTGACTTAGATGTGGTGGTTGCCGAGAATGGGCTACAGGCACTGAATAAACTGAAGAACATAGTCGGTGATCCTTTCGATCTGGTCTTGATGGATTGCTTGATGCCAGAAATGGATGGTTATCAAGCCACCCGTGAAATCCGCGCCGGCAACGCGGGTGAAGTGAATAAAGACATCATCATAGTCGCTATGACGGCGAATGCCATGATGGGAGATAGAGAGAAGTGCATAGATTCAGGGATGAATGATTATCTGCCAAAACCCATAGATCCAGATAAGTTATTCTCCAGTCTAATGCATTGGCTTCCTCAAGCTGGGTCTGACGACCTTGAGCCTAAGCACTTAGACCCAGAGGGATCAGGCGAGGCATCAGATCCTGTACCAAGTATTAAATCAAACCTTAATACAGATCCTGTGTCCGATATCAGTGCCAAGGATCATAAGCAAGCAGAAGAGTCCATAAAGGTCGATAAGTCTATATGGGATAAGGGGGCATTATTAAAACGTTCCATGGGAAAAGAGTCGCTGTTTAATGCCATAGCGGATCTTTTTTTGGAGGATATGCCTAAGCGTATCGAGTCTCTGTTGCAGGCCAATGAAGCCGGAGATATGGATCAACTGCGTCACGTCTCCCACACCATAAAAGGTGTCTCGGCAAACCTTGGTGGCAGTAAACTTCAGGCTTGTGCGGCGACGATAGAGCAAGCGGCAAAAGAGGGTGAGCTAGATAAGATTCGAGCCGAGATCCCTGAGTTACAGCTTAGATATGAAGACTTGATTTCATTGGTCAAACAGCATGATGAGTCCTTGGGAGAAGATGTCCCGCCGGAGCGTGCAAGTGACCTGTTAATTTCAGAAAGCTTAGCGGATATCTCAGAAAAACTCAGTGAAGGTAGCTATATAGACGTAGACGACTTTGGCCACCTTAAGAGAGCCAGTGAACGACCCGAGTTACAATATAAGTTTGATCACTTATTGCAACTGTTAGCTGATTTTGACCATGAGCAAGCCAGTGCATGTTTGAGTGAACTCTCCATCTATCTTGTCGATATTGGCGCGAGTCCATCTAAGGGGATAGTCAATGGCTGA
- a CDS encoding lipid A deacylase LpxR family protein, which produces MYSRFYLTSIFSSGLAASLVLSTPVTHAGQWHIQLDNDIIFGDDGNYTNAIIIGWESMAQSQLSYAPIPAQWLGEFTFLQAEAEYAWGWKVTQQMWTPGMIEVEATQAEDRPYAGYLAFEAHTATYSARLTQKNWLSFGVVGPASANEQVQSFVHKVTGSSNPQGWQYQVGNQVTIQVAYEVDALVSRGTAFNSRFLGETQWDLSGFSHTQLGNFRSQTDLGLTLRWGNELAKSFGRLSQHQGQYGNLSATTKSSSLMLYSRAYLGYRFNDLTLDGSVPYDPQIELESRQAGINSGIIWAHPAWSLAWTFNAYTKEYQSDTDKWHGYASLVVSWNL; this is translated from the coding sequence TTGTACTCTCGATTTTATCTAACCAGTATTTTCTCCTCTGGCTTAGCTGCTAGTTTAGTCCTGAGTACGCCAGTTACTCATGCAGGCCAATGGCATATCCAACTCGATAATGACATCATCTTTGGTGATGATGGAAACTATACTAATGCCATCATTATTGGTTGGGAGAGCATGGCTCAAAGCCAGCTTTCTTATGCTCCTATACCAGCTCAATGGCTTGGGGAATTCACCTTTTTACAAGCCGAGGCTGAATATGCTTGGGGCTGGAAAGTCACCCAACAGATGTGGACACCAGGCATGATTGAAGTCGAGGCAACACAAGCTGAAGATCGACCTTATGCTGGCTACCTAGCATTTGAAGCTCATACAGCAACCTATTCAGCTCGATTAACGCAAAAAAACTGGTTGTCATTTGGGGTTGTTGGTCCGGCATCGGCAAATGAGCAAGTTCAATCCTTTGTGCACAAGGTCACGGGCTCATCCAATCCTCAAGGCTGGCAATATCAAGTCGGGAATCAAGTGACAATACAAGTGGCTTACGAGGTAGATGCCCTTGTAAGTAGAGGCACAGCATTCAATAGCCGATTTTTAGGTGAAACCCAGTGGGATCTTAGTGGCTTTAGTCATACACAATTAGGTAACTTTCGCAGCCAAACTGATCTGGGATTAACCTTAAGATGGGGCAATGAACTGGCCAAGTCATTCGGACGCTTGAGTCAACATCAGGGTCAATATGGCAATCTATCCGCCACAACTAAAAGCAGTAGTTTAATGCTCTATAGTCGAGCCTACCTAGGTTATCGCTTTAACGATCTCACTCTCGATGGTTCTGTGCCCTATGATCCCCAAATCGAACTAGAAAGTAGACAGGCTGGCATCAATAGCGGCATTATCTGGGCTCATCCAGCTTGGTCTCTTGCCTGGACATTTAATGCCTATACCAAGGAATATCAAAGTGACACAGACAAATGGCATGGCTATGCTTCGTTAGTGGTCAGTTGGAATTTATAA
- a CDS encoding ABC transporter substrate-binding protein, whose translation MSASVRSPHRLITYLAFVITLFFVLAVSASAHSADKKVIKALYIPLADHYASLVAYERYRKEMQFADYQLEQMKNWDLLRAYFQSGEVDMAYVMSPLAMDMFSEKPHFRWIGLMHRDGSALAINDLLNEQVKLAAVRHERKPDDKVAKALKQAYESTGRATEIGMPHLLATHTVVLYRYLKEHGVTMSLTPNSGTQVLAIAVAPPKSPSFIKSKSNRAQAAAFEQSLPWADVVETGGFGHVAWYSKDVMPWEHGHVECIALATDAAIKDKRKAVNEVMAYIHKAGEDIEVARAQGGEALEQIVNIVRKHIPAHTREAIIASLDPDLRVINYQNLDVDKPGLKLIMDLAVEGGIIKNAIDIEDFADEGFSRNGFNGLSQAQLSR comes from the coding sequence ATGTCAGCGAGTGTTCGTTCGCCACATCGATTAATTACCTATTTAGCATTTGTTATTACCCTATTTTTTGTCTTGGCCGTGTCAGCTAGTGCTCATTCTGCCGATAAAAAAGTGATTAAGGCACTGTATATTCCTCTTGCTGACCATTATGCATCTTTGGTGGCCTATGAGCGTTATCGTAAAGAGATGCAATTCGCCGATTATCAGCTAGAGCAGATGAAAAACTGGGATCTTTTGCGTGCCTATTTTCAGTCCGGGGAAGTCGATATGGCCTATGTGATGAGTCCATTGGCCATGGATATGTTTAGCGAGAAACCGCATTTCAGATGGATAGGCTTGATGCATAGAGATGGGAGCGCACTGGCGATTAATGATCTGCTCAATGAGCAGGTCAAGCTTGCTGCTGTTAGGCATGAAAGAAAGCCGGACGATAAGGTCGCCAAGGCATTGAAACAAGCATACGAGTCGACGGGTCGTGCAACTGAAATAGGCATGCCTCATCTGTTGGCGACTCATACTGTTGTCTTGTATCGCTACCTTAAAGAGCATGGGGTCACCATGAGTCTAACACCCAATTCAGGTACCCAGGTGTTAGCGATTGCTGTTGCGCCGCCTAAATCACCAAGTTTTATTAAGAGTAAGAGTAATAGAGCACAAGCTGCCGCATTTGAGCAGTCATTACCTTGGGCCGATGTGGTTGAGACGGGAGGGTTTGGTCATGTGGCCTGGTATTCAAAAGATGTCATGCCTTGGGAGCATGGTCATGTGGAATGTATCGCCTTGGCGACAGATGCTGCGATTAAAGATAAGCGTAAAGCTGTCAATGAAGTGATGGCTTATATCCATAAGGCCGGAGAGGACATAGAGGTTGCTCGTGCTCAAGGCGGTGAAGCACTAGAGCAGATAGTTAACATAGTGCGTAAGCATATACCGGCCCATACCCGAGAAGCCATTATTGCCAGTCTGGATCCCGATCTAAGAGTGATTAATTATCAAAATCTTGATGTGGATAAACCAGGGTTGAAATTGATCATGGATCTGGCGGTTGAGGGAGGCATCATCAAAAATGCTATCGATATCGAAGACTTTGCTGACGAAGGTTTTAGTCGCAATGGCTTTAATGGGCTGAGTCAGGCCCAATTGTCCCGCTAG
- a CDS encoding response regulator, translating into MINNVNILVVDDTADCRLMLRAMLEDDYCVTEVASGDMCLIEVAKAIPDLILLDVNMPGISGYEVCVNLRKMYQSESLPIIFVSALDSFEERLAGYEAGADDYIVKPVEPEILFAKVAHCLAQRQIMSAAKASATEAMSVAMEAMTVSSELGQVVQFIKDVQSIKDAQGVGHGIINILSSFGINSVARVDTGSVAYIGCNEESIEAEVLTRFVVHHERILSVGIRTVIRDPHIVLLIKDMPLDDENRCGRFRDHLAVLMDIANAQLANIKSRNMMLEQRQQIFTQVISVAEQQIKKTTTRLFEHDKNSQGIMHGMVSELEGMLFGLGLEEDQEKKLMALADQTSLQLQETQGQTQVVSGELGAILESLYDFFNTLNEPSKGDLS; encoded by the coding sequence ATGATAAATAATGTAAATATACTGGTAGTAGATGATACTGCCGATTGTCGTTTGATGCTCAGGGCAATGCTTGAGGATGACTACTGTGTGACTGAGGTGGCGAGTGGTGATATGTGTCTCATCGAGGTGGCTAAGGCTATACCTGATCTCATCTTACTCGATGTCAACATGCCAGGTATTTCGGGTTATGAGGTCTGTGTCAATTTAAGGAAGATGTATCAATCTGAGAGTCTACCGATTATTTTTGTGTCGGCTCTGGACTCTTTTGAGGAGCGCCTCGCAGGATATGAAGCTGGCGCCGATGATTATATTGTTAAGCCTGTCGAGCCAGAGATCTTGTTTGCCAAGGTCGCTCATTGCTTAGCTCAGCGTCAAATAATGAGTGCAGCTAAGGCGAGTGCGACCGAGGCCATGAGTGTTGCCATGGAAGCGATGACAGTCAGTAGTGAACTTGGGCAAGTAGTGCAATTTATTAAAGATGTCCAATCAATTAAGGATGCACAGGGAGTGGGCCATGGCATTATCAATATCCTCTCAAGTTTTGGCATTAACTCGGTGGCTCGAGTCGATACAGGTTCTGTGGCCTATATCGGCTGTAATGAAGAAAGTATAGAGGCGGAAGTCTTGACTCGATTCGTGGTACATCATGAACGGATTCTAAGTGTCGGCATTCGTACCGTCATTCGAGACCCACACATAGTGCTGTTAATCAAAGATATGCCCCTAGATGATGAGAATCGTTGTGGTCGTTTTAGGGACCATCTAGCTGTGTTGATGGATATAGCCAATGCACAACTTGCTAATATCAAGAGCCGTAATATGATGCTAGAGCAGCGTCAGCAGATCTTTACTCAAGTCATCTCGGTGGCTGAGCAACAGATAAAGAAGACTACAACTCGACTTTTCGAACATGACAAAAACTCCCAAGGAATAATGCATGGCATGGTGTCCGAGTTAGAAGGCATGTTGTTTGGCCTGGGATTAGAGGAAGATCAAGAGAAAAAGTTGATGGCCTTGGCAGATCAAACATCCTTGCAATTGCAGGAGACTCAGGGACAGACACAAGTGGTGAGTGGTGAGCTAGGTGCTATTCTCGAAAGCTTATATGACTTCTTCAATACACTCAACGAGCCGTCAAAAGGCGATCTATCTTAA